The Engystomops pustulosus chromosome 9, aEngPut4.maternal, whole genome shotgun sequence genome includes a window with the following:
- the B9D2 gene encoding B9 domain-containing protein 2, producing MDFGEIEMAEVHVIGQIIGASGFPQHSLFCKWGVHTGGAWKLLSGTVEGQTQVDNPQNEEMAFWSHPIDIHFATKGLQGWPKLHLQVWHQDSFGRNELYGYSFLHIPSTPGTHTLLSPTWRPLGTWQEQISQMFVGGGPQLKSPNLIYGGADRYRLQTTAMGQVHVELTVILRNFDRFGVEC from the exons atggATTTTGGAGAGATTG AGATGGCGGAGGTCCACGTCATTGGACAGATCATCGGTGCCAGCGGCTTCCCACAGCACAGCCTGTTCTGTAAATGGGGGGTGCACACAG gGGGAGCATGGAAGTTGCTTTCGGGGACTGTGGAGGGTCAGACACAGGTAGACAACCCTCAGAATGAAGAAATGGCTTTCTGGTCACACCCCATTGACATACACTTTGCTACCAAAGGCCTGCAAG GTTGGCCTAAGCTTCATCTTCAGGTTTGGCATCAAGACTCTTTCGGTCGGAACGAGCTGTACGGTTACAGCTTCCTGCACATTCCTTCTACTCCAGGAACTCACACGTTACTGAGCCCTACATGGAGACCCCTGGGGACCTGGCAGGAACAGATATCTCAAATGTTTGTAGGGGGCGGACCACAGCTGAAGTCACCGAACCTTATATACGGAGGAGCTGACCGGTATCGACTGCAGACCACAGCCATGGGGCAGGTGCATGTGGAACTGACCGTTATACTCAGAAACTTTGATCGATTTGGGGTGGAATGCTAG